The genomic region GCAGCAGACGGGTGGTGCCGCCCGAGACGCGCACCAGCACGAAGAAGTCCTCGTCGATCGCGACCAGGCCCAGGGTCCCGGCGTCGCCGGGGAAGCGGCGCAGCGCGCTCGCGAGCACGTCGACGTCCTCGAGGTGGTCGTGGGTCAGCTCGGCGACCACCCACTCGCCGTCGGTGCGGTAGGCCGCCAGCGCGAAGTCGACCTCGTCGAACTGCTCGACCATGGGGACACCCTCCGGGACGGACGAACCACGCTGCTGCACGGACGTGCGGCACTTCCTACAGTGACAGACGTCCGGGTGTGGCGACCAGCCCCTTTCCCGCGGCCCACCCCTCCGGGGCGGCGCACTAGGGTGTCGCCATGCGCACCCACGTCGTGGACCACCCGCTCGTCACCCACAAGCTCACCACGCTGCGGGACCGGAGCACCGACTCCCCGACGTTCCGGGCGCTGACCGACGAGCTGGTCACCCTGCTGGCGTACGAGGCCACCCGAGACGTGCGGGTCTCGACCGTCGAGATCCAGACCCCCGTCTCCCCCGCCACCGGCGTCCGGCTCGACTCCCCGAAGCCGCTCGTGGTGCCGATCCTGCGCGCCGGCCTGGGCATGCTCGACGGGATGATGCGCCTGCTGCCGACCGCGGAGGTCGGCTTCCTGGGCATGGTGCGCAACGAGGAGACGCTCGAGGCGTCCACGTACGCCGAGCGGCTGCCCGACGACCTGTCGGGCCGCCAGTGCTACGTGCTCGACCC from Nocardioides salarius harbors:
- the upp gene encoding uracil phosphoribosyltransferase codes for the protein MRTHVVDHPLVTHKLTTLRDRSTDSPTFRALTDELVTLLAYEATRDVRVSTVEIQTPVSPATGVRLDSPKPLVVPILRAGLGMLDGMMRLLPTAEVGFLGMVRNEETLEASTYAERLPDDLSGRQCYVLDPMLATGGTLAAAIRFLTDRGADHITAICLLAAPEGCERLAADLEGLDVPVTVVTAAMDERLNEKGYIVPGLGDAGDRLYGVAG